In Agromyces sp. G08B096, a genomic segment contains:
- a CDS encoding histidine phosphatase family protein, with amino-acid sequence MVIALVRHGQTDWNLALRMQGRTDIPLNATGREQARTAARRLADGGWDLVVSSPLVRARETAEILADGIRAELGGTDDDLIEEEFGEAEGMLVAAVAERWPDGDIPGREPVEHVAARGLAALGRLADAYEGRNVLAVAHGTLIRTTLAAISGHDRAHFPKLDNVSSSHVHRVGADWSVLTVGGVEFAIVRAEVEARAAELAALAG; translated from the coding sequence ATGGTCATCGCCCTCGTCCGCCACGGTCAGACCGACTGGAACCTCGCGCTGCGCATGCAGGGCCGCACCGACATCCCGCTGAACGCGACGGGCCGCGAGCAGGCGCGCACCGCCGCGCGGCGGCTCGCCGACGGCGGCTGGGATCTCGTCGTGAGCTCACCGCTCGTGCGGGCTCGCGAGACGGCGGAGATCCTCGCCGACGGCATCCGCGCGGAGCTCGGCGGCACCGACGACGACTTGATCGAGGAGGAGTTCGGCGAGGCGGAGGGCATGCTCGTCGCCGCCGTCGCGGAACGCTGGCCCGACGGCGACATCCCGGGCCGCGAGCCCGTGGAGCACGTCGCGGCGCGCGGGCTCGCCGCCCTCGGCCGGCTCGCGGACGCGTACGAGGGCCGGAACGTGCTCGCGGTCGCCCACGGCACGCTCATCCGCACGACCCTCGCCGCGATCTCCGGGCACGACCGGGCGCACTTCCCGAAGCTCGACAACGTCTCGAGCTCTCACGTGCACCGCGTCGGCGCCGACTGGTCGGTGCTCACCGTCGGAGGTGTGGAGTTCGCGATCGTCCGCGCCGAGGTCGAGGCGCGCGCGGCCGAGCTCGCGGCGCTCGCCGGCTGA
- a CDS encoding LysR family transcriptional regulator, protein MAAHDLDHLRTFVTVTRAGSLTAAAALLGISQPTVTAHIQALEASVGFSCLERTRAGVRPTPKGAALAREVAAHVDALEDAMFAATARDHDTTGVHLGGPAELVSTMVLRGLAELAEAAGGPVHVRFGLADDLLDHLSSGSLDVVVSAVRPNVRDLSAVPVYDEVFQLVAAPGWAGHPIDEVPVLAYDEALPIVRRYWRSVFDRRPDGLHVAAVIPDLRAIAAAAVDGIGMSVLPEYLVRDELATGRLVLLHTPEVPPLNTVYLATRGRDAERDPAIAATVGALRDLIG, encoded by the coding sequence GTGGCGGCCCACGACCTCGACCACCTCCGAACGTTCGTCACGGTGACCCGTGCGGGCTCGCTCACCGCGGCGGCCGCGCTGCTCGGCATCTCGCAGCCGACCGTGACGGCGCACATCCAGGCGCTCGAGGCATCCGTCGGGTTCTCGTGCCTCGAGCGCACCCGCGCGGGGGTCCGGCCGACGCCGAAGGGTGCGGCGCTCGCCCGCGAGGTCGCGGCCCACGTGGACGCGCTGGAGGACGCGATGTTCGCCGCGACCGCTCGCGACCACGACACCACCGGCGTGCACCTCGGCGGACCGGCCGAGCTGGTGAGCACGATGGTGCTGCGCGGGCTGGCCGAGCTCGCCGAGGCGGCGGGCGGCCCGGTGCACGTGCGGTTCGGGCTCGCCGACGACCTGCTCGACCACCTGTCGTCGGGTTCGCTCGACGTCGTCGTGAGTGCCGTACGACCGAACGTCAGGGACCTCAGCGCGGTGCCCGTCTACGACGAGGTCTTCCAGCTCGTCGCCGCGCCCGGCTGGGCGGGGCATCCGATCGACGAGGTGCCCGTGCTCGCCTACGACGAGGCGCTGCCCATCGTGCGGCGGTACTGGCGCTCGGTGTTCGACCGACGGCCCGACGGTCTGCACGTGGCGGCTGTCATCCCCGACCTGCGCGCGATCGCCGCAGCCGCCGTCGACGGTATCGGGATGTCGGTGCTGCCCGAGTACCTCGTGCGCGACGAGCTGGCGACCGGCCGGCTCGTACTGCTGCACACGCCGGAGGTGCCGCCGCTGAACACCGTGTACCTCGCCACACGCGGCCGTGACGCCGAGCGCGACCCCGCGATCGCCGCGACCGTCGGCGCGCTCAGGGACCTGATCGGCTGA